Proteins from a single region of Harmonia axyridis chromosome 4, icHarAxyr1.1, whole genome shotgun sequence:
- the LOC123678043 gene encoding lysosome-associated membrane glycoprotein 1-like, whose protein sequence is MKIFKLTIVLVLCIFTEATKKDTLTSQKEVPIGPNESTTHAPEPSTTPAPPSPPTTARPTTPSSTTTTAKPTTKPSTTAKPTTPSTTTTTSTTTPVPSSTTTTKPTTTTPSPNPSKPDVGTWNVTEPGTDIICILAKMAMQIEVDYEYKNDTRKAVLNVPANATANGTCNNLKSNQLSIKWTDAKHNITNFIIFNFVNNTNTSTIGLNNILVNLNGLMPNEKEPMNFFYNHTVFETPLTSSYKCKKEQTLTLINAKNDTSCKAMLTVSQLQMQAFRSSNTTDFGNAIDCISSTPDIVPIAVGCALAALVVIVLLAYLYGRRRSQARGYLSMFAETKQEEDYIPMKTLSCFR, encoded by the exons CCACCAAGAAAGATACCCTAACAAGCCAAAAAGAAGTACCTATTGGTCCAAATGAATCAACTACTCACGCCCCTGAACCTTCAACCACCCCAGCCCCACCAAGCCCACCAACCACAGCAAGACCAACAACCCCCAGTAGTACTACAACAACAGCAAAACCTACAACAAAACCATCGACGACAGCAAAACCAACAACTCCTTCAACTACTACAACAACCAGCACGACCACTCCAGTACCGTCCTCCACTACTACTACGAAGCCAACCACTACAACCCCTTCGCCAAATCCTAGCAAACCTGATGTGGGAACCTGGAATGTTACAGAACCTGGCACCGACATAATTTGCATTTTGGCAAAAATGGCAATGCAAATAG agGTTGATTATGAGTACAAAAACGATACTCGAAAAGCAGTTCTCAATGTCCCAGCGAATGCCACAGCCAATGGTACATGCAACAATCTCAAATCCAATCAGCTTTCTATCAAGTGGACAGATGCAAAACATAATATCACAAActttatcattttcaatttcGTGAATAACACAAATACTTCCACAATTGGTCTCAACAATATTCTTGTGAATCTGAATGGTCTAATGCCTAATG AAAAAGAACCAATGAACTTCTTCTACAATCATACTGTGTTCGAAACACCTCTAACAAGTTCTTACAAATGCAAGAAGGAGCAAACACTCACTTTAATCAATGCTAAGAATGACACCAGTTGCAAGGCAATGTTGACTGTCAGTCAACTTCAAATGCAGGCATTCAGATCATCAAATACCACAGATTTTGGAAATG cAATTGATTGCATATCTTCAACTCCAGACATAGTTCCCATCGCAGTTGGTTGTGCTCTAGCTGCTTTGGTAGTGATTGTGCTTCTAGCTTACTTGTATGGTCGTAGAAGATCTCAGGCAAGAGGATATCTCTCAAT GTTTGCTGAAACAAAACAAGAAGAGGACTATATACCCATGAAGACATTGTCATGTTTTCGTTGA